In Colletotrichum destructivum chromosome 1, complete sequence, the sequence CTGCGCCTGAGATATAGTCCTCAATGAAAGAACACCCGCATCCACCATGTTGGAGAACCATGTGTTTCAGCATCAGGATCTCGTCGCGCAACATCGCCGCTTCGGTGTTGAGACTCTTATTAATGTCTTTGATAATCGCCTCTTGCGTTTGCAATTTCTCAATACCCTTTTGCTTTTTCTGCCGGCACTTATACGCGGCCTCGCGATTACGTGCGCGGATCTTGTTCCTCttgctgtcgccgccgctaAGATGACTGCTCAACTCGTCGAGCCCGCTTGTTGAAGCGGTTGAGGCACATTTCTGTTTGCtcttttttgttgtttttgcAGCTGTCGATGCTGCCCCGGCGCGCTGGCTAGTCCCCGAAAGCCTTGGCCGGCCTCTGCGGCGTTTTCGTGCCTCCGTTGAGTCTACTGGTTGAACCGCCTGCGGTTTCTTTGCCGGATTACAAGTATGGGGGCCAACAGGCGACGACACGGAACTTTCCGGCGAGGACAGAGACTCAACAAGGTTGCCGGAAGGTGAGTCCTGCAATGACTTAGTATTTTgcgtcgaggttgacgatTGTCGATCCGCTGTAAGCCAAGGGGCTGCGGGGGCTGAAGTCAAGGCTGATGGTGACACAAACAGCGCAACGTTGTTTCCCGACGGTTGTTGCAATGGCAGGTGTTGCTGAAGCCATGTAGGTTGAtcatgttgatgttgctgctgtaGACTGTCTGCGTTTGCTGAGTTGGCGAATGAATGGGGAGCATTTCGAAATATGCTTTGACTCGGTTACCTACTTTGGTGAATCGCGCCTACACCACCGGCGGAGAAGTCCATCTTTGCTGGGGCTTCCTAGTGACTGGGATATCGTTGTTCTTGGGGAAGACGAAAGTTTACTAGGATTCCCTGGGCCGCCTGGTTGGCGAAGTTGGGTTCCTGGAAGAGCGTCGGTTGTACAAGTGAAGTATCTGCAGCAAAATGTCTTACAGTCCTTAACGCGTCGATGGTGAAACAAGGGACGATTGACCTGAATGACAAATGATTTAGCAGTTGCGAGAGGTGCATTGTTCAAATGTAAATCGGCAGCGATGTAAAACCCTTGTACAGTATGTACGTGACAGAACCTGGGATACCCTCGCTTTAGTAAAACCGACCCGATACATTCATTACTCGCCAAACGGCATAGTCGGGCCAGGATTGCCCTACAAGGGATAGATACCACTCGTTTATATTGAtctcctgcaggcccagcagaTCACTCTAAGCAATACAACCGCACTTATCCCCATTCATTATGCCACTGCTGACCATACTGAAGATCTGTCAGTACGCTTGTCAAATCTTTCACAGGAGGGGAAAAAGGAGAGTGGGGCTGGAAGCGTGTGATGGACGACAAGATCCGCCCTGGTCGTGCTACTGGGCAGCTTGGGCCTGGCAAGAGTGAGGCACGGCACAGCGGAAGCAGATGTTTGCATGTCAATACTGTATGATGACGCAATGATTGCGCCATGCAATGTACGGTTACACCACGCGATACTGTCCACCTGCTTGCGTCCGCCCCAGTAGTGGCAGGTGCCGGAGGAGACCTCCGGCCTGAAACAGTGTGTGATTAGATATCAACCACCGGAATCTAGTCCGCCACGCAATCAATTAGATATCAGCCACCGGAAGTTTCCCTGGTGGCCAAGCCAAATTTCCGCCTGTCAAATTTACTTCAAACCTTGAACCCCGCTTCTCATGCAAGCAACGGTTGGAGCGTGAACCATCACAGATCGGCCGAGCGGGGCTTGACGACCCAATGTTCAGTGAGCCGGCCACCCCCATCATTTTACTAGAGTAGCATCAAGTGGAGTCATTCTCACAAGATTGCCGGCGATCCTACTATCGCGACTCGTCCACGAGACTGATCCCAAGGAACCATTAAGCACATGGCGATATGTCCATTTAGCATTTGATTGAAGAAGCCCCATTTGAAAGGATGGCTGTTTTTCTGGCCCTTGAAAAGCGGCGCGCTGCTTTGATCACGTGAGAGGATGTAGAGCCGAACCAATCAGCATCGTTGGAGCTGCTTGTCTGCGTCTGATCAGAAGAGTTGCTCATGCCACATGGCATTGATTTGTCATTGACGGAGCGGAGCTGACTCGCCCGGAACTGTTGCGCTAGCGCCTCGTTGAACATGGACCCAGTCCCGGGGCTAGACGCCTTCGCCCAGGAAACTGATTTGGGTTAAGGAGGGGTAAAAAGGGCTTTTTAAGGAGCCTCCTCTTTAATAGGTTGCTCAGATTAGGGATAGGTGCAGATGCAGTCCCGTCGGACTGTCTCTCTTTTGGCGCAAAGTGTGATGTTGTTGGTTTGGtgagaggaaaagaaggcaACACACCATGAAGAGCGTTCAAGGGACGGCGCGACGACCCGGTCGGGATCGAGATCGGGGTCGGGGTCGGGGTCGGGTATAGGTTGTTGATAATTAGAAAGACCTTGAGTTACAAGACGAGAGAACTATGGACTCTTCATTACGGGTCATTGCGGGTCTTCGGGGGTCAATAGCGGACAGCACGTGCTGCTTGGCCTTGCCCGCTTACTTACATGTGTCTCGAACTAAGCACGTTTAAATTCATGGCACTTGCATTCGGTACATGTGATTTCTGATTACCATGTATGTATAgtgacggttagtcagggtggccagcggaatatgcatatatgagtgagcagaaaagagtgtcttattcgtactaaagagtggatggtatcaccacgggcttgtgggcctaatgctatcctaataactgttccagagctagggccaggtggaaatgacaggctggcctgtttaagtacagtcagaccatcctggatgggttatgtccatgactcgcatagaagcatgcatggattctgtcatATAGCCCGAAAGCTGGGGGCCGAGGTCCTTCCCAGGACACTAGTATGACTAGTCTCAAGGTGTGGCAAAGGAATCGGAGTAAACTCCGGCCTCACTGTTTCTTCTGGAAAATTCAGTATCTTCCTCTCGTTCTCATAATCGACCGGCAACATGGCAAACAACTAATTCGAATGCCAAAATCTTCTTCCGTTCGGTACTCGTCGTTGATACGATCCTATTTGCAAGACACTCCCCAGCTCATCCCGTGCCGACGACATAACGTTACCATACTTGACCGACCATCCACCGCCCTCGAATGCCCCTGAACGGTCACCGGCAGCGACCGCTTCTTCCCCGAACTGCCCAACAACCCCCCCAGGAGCCGAATCCcacggacggcgacgatggcaaCTCAAATGGACGCAAAAGACGCCGGTCCCATACCTCCAAAGCTTGCAACTTTTGCCGGGACAAGAAAAAGGCCGTAAGCAATAAACCACTGAATCACTCGACAAGCTTTCGCCCCGCCCCCAGACCTCCAACCGACCAAAactctcggcctcggcctcgtgcACAGGACGACACTGACAAAAAGCCTTTTGAACAGTGCGACGGTCAGCCAGAGTGCTCGCAATGCCTGCGTCGCGGGCTCAAGTGCGAGTACAGAGTGGTCACCGACACCATTTTGAAGGCCATCCCTGCCGGCTTCCAGCTCGTTGACAAGCAGCAGTCTCTGAGcaatgccgacgccgccgacttgcTCGAAATCTTGAAAACGGTccccgaagacgaggctCTGGAGGGTCTGCAGCTCCTGAGAACCGGCAACGATCCAGCCCTCATATGCTCTGCTTTGCGGGGGTACGATGCCGGCCTATCGTCAGCTGCGCTTAACAGGGCAATCTTGCCACCCACCCAGTCCTCCTTGGAATTCGAGTTAATGATGAGGCACCCCGTTGCCTATCCTGCTTGGCCGCCGTTTCAGCTATCCAAGCTCGACTTGGACTTTGTGTTGCTTCCGAGGGAGGTACTCTGGAGTCACAGTGGCCCGGCTGAGTACGTTGGATCTCTGTTTGGTCCCTAAGGCAGCGCAGGCAACGAAGTCTATCTCATTTCCCCCTGACGACACTCTAATTCCTATTGTGCCACCGTTTCTCCCTTTGTCCAAAAGAAGAGGATTCCCGCTAACTTCCACCCCTGATTCCAGAACTGCAGACTCGTTTTCGCCTTACACCCGTCGTCTACGACGGGATAGCTTAAACTCTACGGGCCGAGTCGGGCCCCGCAACCCATCGACACTGTACGATAATCGGTTACTGAGTGTCGACATAACACAATGGACGGACGTACCCATCACCAATGAATTCTCCATTGCGGTCCTTCAGCTCTATCTCGAGACCGACTATCCGATGATGCCCCTAATTGATGTCGATCTACTTCTGGACGGGCTGCTCGGTAAGAACGAATTCTGCTCTCGGATCCTCGTCAGCGGGCTATTCGCCTGGGCTTGTGTAAGTAACCTCAAAATTGACAACGCTTCATTTAAGTTGCTTTACGTGTAGTCTCACCGCCACGTAGCAGGGATACACGGCCTTCGAACCCGAGGCCACCGTTGTGGGCCACTACTTCTACGTGGAAGCAAAGGAACTGTGGAAGAGGAGCAAGGAGGCCCGAGTCGAAGAAAGCATCTGTACTGTGGCAGCGGTGCAGTACTTGTTGATGACTTCAGTCTCCCTCGGGGCGGGGGCGCAGTATGTCGAGTTGCTCGATGACCTCTTGGACATGTCCAAAAGGCTTGAACTGTTCAACGTCAGCCCTTCTCACGACTCACGGCTCAACCTCGACAGTAGCGCAAACTATCGAAAGGCCAAGTCCCAGATTTCTTGGGTTTTGTTCGCCTATCTCACGTACGTCAGCATCGATTTGATAGAAGTGGACTCTGGACTCGTTCCGTTTGCCCCTTGTCATCTTTCCCCGTTGCCACCTTGTCCCATCGTCGTTCTattctctctcccttttctttCGTTCCTTTCCGCAAAAGGGGGTTTGCCCTCTCCACAGCGGGTCTCTCCCACTCTCGGATTCAGCTGCTGGAGATTGCAGTTCTAAAATTCATGCAATGCCTCATGGCAACGAAGTACATAAGCTAATGATCCCGACAAAGCTCTTTCTCGATACAGCTACATCAGCGCTTGATCGAGCACCCACCCCTCGGACCCCTGCCACGCGACAGCATAGATGCTGCGAGAGACGCCAACACCTTAGCTATAGGAGACAAACGACGGATCTACAATGCAGTCTTGCTCAAGGAGCACTGTCGCCTTTCCCAGATAGTTCACGACGTGGTCAAAACAATGTACGGGCCGAAACAGACCCCTTGCGCCAAAGCCGTCTCTCTAgccttcgccgaggagacgtACGGACGGCTTCTGATGTGGGCAGATAGCCTACCCCTAGAACTGGCTCAGGGGGACCAGTGCACACATCACGCTGTGGTCCTGCAGTAAATAAGACCTAGCTACCGGTGGTTAACACCCGCTTTAGGGTGTTTGGCTAACGCAGATTGCAATTCCAGCATCTACCACCACTTAGCTATCATCGACCTCTTCCGGCCCTTTCTTCAGCACAACggcgctcctcggcagcgACTACCTAACTTCGAGTCCGAAGAGTCCACCCCGGATGCTGTTTACGCGGCATCCGTGAAACAGTTGAAGAGAATCGTCCTCTTCTACCGGCACAGCCACCCAGAGTCGTCATACTCCTTCTTCTGGCACTCGGCGCTGCTGTACCTCGCCAACGCAATGCTCGCCGAGGCAAAGGTTCCTGGGCATGCGCCCGACTGGCTGTTCTACCTGCGCCTATGCATTACATGCTACCAGACGCTGTACACCGGCTTCCCACTGGCCAAGGGCATCACGCTGAGCCTGCTGTCCATGGCTCTCGAGAAGGGTGCGATGGACATCCCGCAGACGAGAGCGATCAAGAGGGACCTCGAGCTGCGGGGAAAGCACCACATGATCCCTGACCAGGTTCCTGTCTACTGGGTCGTGGATCTGGACCTGGCCGTGACGGATCCTTTCGCGGCGCATGCGGAGAACCTGGTGCAGAGGTTTCGGAAGCTCCAGCTTTGTGAGACGAGCGAAACGAATGAGTCTTAAGACCCAATAGCCAAGAGGCGGCTTGTCATGTTTTGTAGGATTTAATGTTGATGTACACGAATATCAGCAATCCCTTTATGAATTCCCTGTCCAGTCCGGTGCGCGCACAGAATGCGGCAAGAATTCATCCTCCTTTCCAACCTTCAAGTCTGCTTCTTTATAAGAcatccctcctcctggaTCACGTCGCGCCCGTAGTTTTCCCACAACGAAGACGACTTCCGACGTGTATCAGAACAAGCTCGAGTGCttgtctccgccgccgtgcgcTGTAGCTCCTCCACCCCAACGCGCATCATCGCATCCAACACCATCCAGAATAAGTGGGCCTTGATCCTCTCGTAGGCctacctcctcgtcgactcgGGCGTCGCGTGGTACCTGACGATCCACAACCCAGTAACGACACCGCAAACGATGGACTTCCTCAGCAGGTCGTTGCTCCCAAACTCGACGACGCAGAGAAGCATCGCCTCACGGATGACGTACGGCCAGTAGGTCCCAGGGTATCAGACGAACCCCGCGCTCGGCCCCGACTGCTCGATCCGCCCGTTTCGAGTCCCGGTTACGCCAGATTTGGGAAGGAAGACGGCAAGGGGCGATGTTAGTCCAGCGATGCGCCATTGGAAGTAACACGCCGAGAGCAAAGGAGCAACAAGTACATGTCAAGACTTGACAGTTCTCTGATGCACGACCCAAACTCCGGCCTCAGTTCCTCAGTTCGCAACTTGTGGAACTTGAGCTGATCCGTCTGCCAGATGACATGCCAGATTCGGCATCGACGCATCTACCCAATTGAaacgccgcccccgccgagAACAACAGCTGTCGAATTTGGAGAATATTTCCAACTACATACACAACGCTTTAACATGGTTGGCCTAGCGGGGAGGGTTCCGGActgtctccctctcccatTGGCTTACCAGACCTCCTGTTGTCGACTTTTCTACATTGCCCCATTCCCTCCTCCGAATTGACATGATCAGCCTCTGACGTTCGGTCAATACTAGGACATGCCCTGTAGGGATATGAGCAACTCTGGTTTTTGGCTGTACGGAATTTTCTTTCCAGTACGTTCTTTTTTAGTTTTCTGCATCGGACTTCTCCAATGACCTGACAACCTGTCATTGTGTGGCACCTCGGCCCATAGTCTTTTGACAGTGACCGGTAGGTTAGGTGTTGTGTACATACGCCGGGTTCGAGCATTGTCTGTGAACATGTCATTAAGCTCCTGCAATCGTCATTCCAAATCTGCAACATCAAATAGTGTATCGAGTTGCCCTGTTGGATCACCAAACCATCTATTCGCTCAACAACCAAACGCGACAATCCTGCACCCGGTTTCAAAAAGTACCGCTCAATTGAGAGCACAACTGACCCCTGAAGT encodes:
- a CDS encoding Putative basic-leucine zipper domain-containing protein encodes the protein MDFSAGGVGAIHQTNADSLQQQHQHDQPTWLQQHLPLQQPSGNNVALFVSPSALTSAPAAPWLTADRQSSTSTQNTKSLQDSPSGNLVESLSSPESSVSSPVGPHTCNPAKKPQAVQPVDSTEARKRRRGRPRLSGTSQRAGAASTAAKTTKKSKQKCASTASTSGLDELSSHLSGGDSKRNKIRARNREAAYKCRQKKQKGIEKLQTQEAIIKDINKSLNTEAAMLRDEILMLKHMVLQHGGCGCSFIEDYISGAAQNLVQSGTMTDAITDGGNTQTSSQPCMTGANGEGYID
- a CDS encoding Putative zn(2)Cys(6) fungal-type DNA-binding domain-containing protein → MPLNGHRQRPLLPRTAQQPPQEPNPTDGDDGNSNGRKRRRSHTSKACNFCRDKKKACDGQPECSQCLRRGLKCEYRVVTDTILKAIPAGFQLVDKQQSLSNADAADLLEILKTVPEDEALEGLQLLRTGNDPALICSALRGYDAGLSSAALNRAILPPTQSSLEFELMMRHPVAYPAWPPFQLSKLDLDFVLLPREVLWSHSGPAETADSFSPYTRRLRRDSLNSTGRVGPRNPSTLYDNRLLSVDITQWTDVPITNEFSIAVLQLYLETDYPMMPLIDVDLLLDGLLGKNEFCSRILVSGLFAWACQGYTAFEPEATVVGHYFYVEAKELWKRSKEARVEESICTVAAVQYLLMTSVSLGAGAQYVELLDDLLDMSKRLELFNVSPSHDSRLNLDSSANYRKAKSQISWVLFAYLTSFSIQLHQRLIEHPPLGPLPRDSIDAARDANTLAIGDKRRIYNAVLLKEHCRLSQIVHDVVKTMYGPKQTPCAKAVSLAFAEETYGRLLMWADSLPLELAQGDQCTHHAVVLHIYHHLAIIDLFRPFLQHNGAPRQRLPNFESEESTPDAVYAASVKQLKRIVLFYRHSHPESSYSFFWHSALLYLANAMLAEAKVPGHAPDWLFYLRLCITCYQTLYTGFPLAKGITLSLLSMALEKGAMDIPQTRAIKRDLELRGKHHMIPDQVPVYWVVDLDLAVTDPFAAHAENLVQRFRKLQLCETSETNES